The Liolophura sinensis isolate JHLJ2023 chromosome 8, CUHK_Ljap_v2, whole genome shotgun sequence sequence CAAAATTGGGCAAGTCATTCCGTAATAGCTCATTTATAGTGTCCCTGCTACAGACGACCTTTCCGTAAGGACGGAATTGACCAATCTGGTGGGATTATGACCTTTATTCTAGAGGAAATCCCAAGCAAACGATTCATATGTTTGGAAGTAGAACAAGTTGAGAGATATATCGCCATGTCCATAGGCCTGTATCGCCCGCCAGGCGAGAATATGGGACTCTTCATCAAATAACCATATAAAATAGAGAATAtgacagaattttgtttttattattaaaccTAGATATTGTCTCAGTGCATCATCTGCCAATACACACCGTTTTGCCTGGTAAAAAAGCgtaaaaacataaatcagttttaaatcCGAACACGATACCGCGATAGATTATGCAACATAAGCAAATTGATTGCTTTTGAAATGCAcatggacaagtgtatccttctgcctatactctattggacaagtgtatccttctgcctgtactctattggacaagtgtatccttctgcctatactctattggacaagtgtatccttctgcctgtactctattggacaagtgtatccttgtgcctgtactctattggacaagtgtatccttctgcctgtactctattggacaagtatatccttctgcctgtactctattggacaagtgtatccttctgcctatactctattggacaagtgtatcttTCTGCCtatactctattggacaagtgtatccttctacctgtactctattggacaagtgtatccttctgcctgtactctattggacaagtatATCCTTCTGCCTGtgctctattggacaagtgtatccttctgcctatactctattggacaagtgtatccttctgcgtatactctattggacaagtgtatccttctacctgtactctattggacaagtgtatccttctgcctgtactctattggacaagtgtatccttctgcctgtactctattggacaagtgtatccttctgcctatactctattggacaagtgtatccttctgcctatactctattggacaagtgtatccttctacctgtactctattggacaagtgtatccttctgcctgtactctattggacaagtgtatccttctgcgtatactctattggacaagtctATCCTTCTGCCtatactctattggacaagtgtatccttctgcctgtactccattggacaagtgtatccttctgcctatactctattggacaagtgtatccttctgcctatactctattggacaagtgtatccttctacctgtactctattggacaagtgtattcttctgcctgtactctattggacaagtgtatccttctgcctgtactctattggacaagtgtatccttctgcgtatactctattggacaagtatATCCTTCTGCCtatactctattggacaagtgtatccttctgcctgtactctattggacaagtatatccttctgcctgtactctattggacaagtgtatccttctgcctatactctattggacaagtgtatccttctgcctatactctattggacaagtgtatccttctacctgtactctattggacaagtgtatccttctgcctgtactctattggacaagtgtatccttctgcctgtactctattgggcaagtgtatccttctgtgtatactctattggacaagtatATCCTTCTGCCtatactctattggacaagtgtatccttctacctgtactctattggacaagtgtatccttctgcctgtactctattggacaagtatATCCTTCTacctgtactctattggacaagtgtatccttctgcatatactctattggacaagtgtatccttctgcctatgctctattggacaagtgtatccttctacctgtactctattggacaagtgtatccttctgtctgtactctattggacaagtgtatccttctgcctgtactctattggacaagtgtatccttctgcgtatactctattggacaagtgtatccttctgcctgtactctattggacaagtgtatccttctacctgtactctattggacaagtgtatccttctacctgtactctattggacaagtgtatccttctgcctgtactctattggacaagtgtatccttctgcctgtactctattggacaagtgtatccttctgcctgtactctattggacaagtgtatccttctgcgtATACTCTATtagacaagtgtatccttctgcgtATACTCTATtagacaagtgtatccttctgtctgtactctattggacaagtgtatccttctgcgtATACTCTATtagacaagtgtatccttctgtcTGTACTccattggacaagtgtatccttctgcctgtactccattggacaagtgtatccttctgcgtatactctattggacaagtgtgtCCTTCTGtctgtactctattggacaagtgtatccttctacctgtactctattggacaagtgtatccttctgcctgtactctattggacaagtgtatccttctacctgtactctattggacaagtgtatccttctgcgtATATTCTATTGGACAAGTATATCCTTCtgcctgtactctattggacaagtgtatccttctgcgtatactctattggacaagtgtatccttctgcgtatactctattggacaagtgtatccttctacctgtactctattggacaagtgtatccttctgcctgtactctattggacaagtgtatccttctgcctgtactctattggacaagtgtatccttctgcctgtactctgttggacaagtgtatccttctgcctgtactctattggacaagtgtatccttctgcgtATACTCTATtagacaagtgtatccttctgcctgtactctattggacaagtgtatccttctgcctgtactctattggacaagtgtatccttctacctgtactctattggacaagtgtatccttctgcctgtactctattggacaagtgtatccttctgcctatactctattggacaagtgtatccttctacctgtactctattggacaagtgtatccttctgcgtatactctattggacaagtatatccttctgcctgtactctattggacaagtgtatccttctacctgtactctattggacaagtgtatccttctacctgtactctattggacaagtgtatccttctccctgtactctattggacaagtgtatccttctgcctgtactctattggacaagtgtatccttctgcgtATACTCTATtagacaagtgtatccttctgcgtATACTCTATtagacaagtgtatccttctgtctgtactctattggacaagtgtatccttctgcctgtactctattagacaagtgtatccttctacctgtactctattggacaagtgtatccttctgcctgtactctattggacaagtgtatccttctgtctgtactctattggacaagtgtatccttctgtctgtactctattggacaagtgtatccttctgcctgtactctattggacaagtgtatccttctgtgtatactctattggacaagtatATCCTTCTGCGtatactctattggacaagtgtatccttctgcctgtactctattggacaagtgtatccttctacctgtactctattggacaagtgtatccttctgcctgtactctattggacaagtgtatccttctgcctgtactctattggacaagtgtatccttctgcctgtactctgttggacaagtgtatccttctgcgtATACTCTATtagacaagtgtatccttctgtctgtactctattggacaagtgtatccttctgcgtATACTCTATtagacaagtgtatccttctgtctgtactctattggacaagtgtatccttctgcctgtactccattggacaagtgtatccttctgcctgtactctattggacaagtgtatccttctgcctgtactctattggacaagtgtatccttctgcctgtactctattggacaagtgtatccttctgcgtATACTCTTTTGGACAGgtgtatccttctgcctgtactctattggacaagtgtatccttctgcgtatactctattggacaagtgtatccttctgcgtatactctattggacaagtgtatccttctgtgtatactctattggacaagtgtatccttctgcctgtACTCTGTTGGACAAGTGCATCCTTCTGCCTATACCCTATTAGATGACTACCTTGCCAACAGGTTCTAGCCCTCCTTTGgctttttcattaattttataattgtttatttgattggagtttcacactgaagaatatttcagttatacgacggcagccagcgttatggtgagcCAGTATCGATAAGCTTAGCATGCTGGCGTAGCAAGTGCCCTTGGACCCTCGTATcaatgaccggcccggatagcacagttggttgagcatcgggagtggtagatctaggatcaatcctgggttgagtcacacctaagactttaaaagaggaagttgtaacttcctcgcttggcgttcagcatgaaggggatagtgcaacgactggttgacccgtatcagtataatggctcgggcggggcgccttacttgccttcggtaagtcgtctcaatgaaacagcactagataaaagggcggtggaaattagtcctgcaacaaggaggcacttttacatacaccctaaggattccttcgtcgccgtatgactgaaaaattgttgagtatgacgttaaaccccaagcattcactcactcactcatatcaATGCAGCTCAAGCTGGCATCCTCTCCTCGTAGGTGGGAAAGCCTGCcagcagcaacctacggatggtcgtgagtttcccccgggctctttccattttcctaccaccatgatgctggcaaCCACcttgtaagggaaatattcttgagtatcgcgtAAAATTGCGtcaaagcaaataaatcaatcagtcagatCTATACAAGTGATCGAATTCATCTCTCCTGTCTCTATAGGTCTTTCGTATGTGTCATATTTGTAACACTAACGATAATACCTGCTTAGCGAGCTATAGATGTTTACTTGTTTTGTAAACCTGAATGTACACACTGGATCTATGTGTCTTTCTATCTGTCAATTTTCCTACATCCAGGCGTTTAATCATATCATCAACTAAACAAAGGATGGatccctatatacatgtatgcctactTTGTCTAGTAACAATATTGATGctgataggcctacatggaaAAGTAAGTTCAATGCATTAGATAAGGATAACGCTCCAAACACAGCTTTTCTCGGTGATGCAGTGTCAGATTCCACATCTTCGGTGGACCCCTCAGTACGTACACCCCTGACATCAGTATACAGTCTATACAGTGTCTGCTATGGACTACCCATGAGTGCTATACAGACTTTAAGGGCCGCAGACACATTTTTAGGATACCAATTAAGAAAATGATATGATGGAGTACAGAGTATCGTCCCTTAGTCTTTAGTGCGGGCATTTGTACAGTTGACTGTGTTGGAAGTTTTAGCTCTGAaaattctttcactttaatcTCTTGTTCAATGTATTTAACAGCACTTTTCCATGTTTTGTATCTTTCAGGTTACAGGCCATTGTCGATGCCAAGTTGAAAGTTCTGGCAATGTTAAGACCAAACTGACAGGCTACTGAAATGGATGCTACTTGGTTAATATTGACGGGTTACTGAAGTGGGTGCTACTTGGTTAATATTGACGGGTTACTGAAGTGGATGCTACTTGGTTAATATTGACGGGCTACTGAAGTGGATGCTACTTGGTTAATATTGATGGGCTACTGAAGTGGATGCTACTTGGTTAATATGTCttgtttctgtatgttttatAGGTGGAAGTGCGCCTTGTAGCCACGGAACATTCTCTACAGTTCTTTGACCGGGGTCAACTGTCTGTCCAGGTGTACAGAGACGATGATGAGTGGTCTGTAAGTAGATGTGCATGAATATATGTACCAATCAGAGGTCACGATACAAAGAAACTCAGCAAGTTTGTATATCGTTCTAAAGAAATAGAGCATTTTCTGGTAGTTGAGGAAGAAATCTTGACAGTATTATCATCTTGTCTGCCTTAATGCTCTTGTTTACTTGGTGTAGATTTATCTTTGAATGCTTTTGAGATAAAGATATATTCACTGAATCGCCCTTATACGAAAAGGGAAAATATTATTGGTttgatttgtgtaatttttgtaaaagtGTTACAATAATGACTGCTTCAAATTGTGTGTTATTTTTCACTGACGGATTTTTATGCAGTCATGGCAGAAAATGGGTGACCCTGTTTTGCATATAGAGCTTCGTAAGTGGGCGGATATCTTCGTTATAAGTCCCTTGGATGCTAATACATTGGCTAAACTTGCGAACGGCATCTGTGATAATTTACTGGTAAGTAGAACTATGCTATGTTGTAAGGCATTGATAAGTCACATgataaaatactttaaaaaatacTTTGAAAGCAGTCGGTTGGCTGAGGTCAAATCCACGTTTGTTCTCACCTTGAGATTTGCTACATTCCATATTTGTTCACATGTTACGATTCGTTGTACCAACTTAATTCCGTAGTtcattaaaatcaaaatgtgcGAGAAGTCAATCGATTTATGTTAATCCGAGGAAATCACATGAAATAGAGCTTGTTCTATTTTGGCTAGTCACATGCAACGAGTAGATAAAATTACGAAGACATCATCTCAGGAGAAGTATTTCGTGATACAGTTTATATAATTCGAATTCCTGCCTCTCAAcataaattttcttcaaaatgaaagGACTGACATGAACACGGGTTTATTTGATAAGCTAATATGCAAATCTCTTTTCCCTAACATTGGCATCATGGCAGTTATTCGTACTGCGATGGTAATAATGGAAGGAAATACTGGATGCCCATTTTGGGAATTTTGTGACCTGACATCACATCGTCGAAATCATGAAAATTTAGcttatggatattttttttaccattccTGATATCCATCCTAGAGACACCTGAAATGCTGCTGCAACTTCAGCCATATCCTCATTCTCCGCtaagaaattatttttgaacTTACCACactatgtgtattttgtgtttcagacGTGTATTGTCCGGGCGTGGGACCGACGGAAGCCGCTGCTGTTTGCCCCAGCCATGAATACTAATATGTTTGAGCATCCTCTTACCAGTCAGCAGATCAGTATTCTACAGGGCTTTGACTACACCTACATTCCCACTATCTGTAAGACCCTGGCTTGTGGAGACACGGGTGAGACGAAAACTACACTCAACAAGAATGTAAAAGCTCGAAgcagttttatatttgttttttctctcagtattaaataacgtgttaactcaacaatttatttattatcaacTGAGGCTTCAGTTTCCACCGGAATTTCACATTTTGACGGCCTCTGTAACATTTGTTCATAGTTGATGTAACTTTGTAAACTAGACATATATTACACCCCCAGACTTCATGTCCGACGACATGAATGTGATCTTGTTTCATACTGAATGTGCACCCTTTGTGAATTTTTACCTTATATTTTATGTTCACAGGAGCGGGAGGTATGGCAGAAGTCACCACAATAGTACAGAAGATCATAGACGTCTTAGAGGAACTGCCTCAGGCCAGTCAAACCTAATCTGGTGACTTCGTTCATTTATGGATTATGTTATGTTGTATATTTGGAGCTCATAGTGTCATTTTATCTGAATAAAAGAGTTATTTTAATACATCTCGATGTGATTGAACACTGTTTATTTCCTTGATTTAGAAGACCTGCGGTATTTCTTTTCAAATGCCCACACCATTGAATTCAGTTTCTTCCTAGACTTCTTCCCATGGCTTAAATCACGTTTGTCAACGTTTAGACTatcaaacaaaaacagtgtCTGTTACCCCATTTTTACTGCTTGTAGGGCCTGGGTGAAAATAAGCATTCGGTGACGCTTCTGTGATCGTTACGCAGTAAAACATTCGTTGAAAACCACTCGTCTTCCGCcagtatggtgtacatatctgaacgtcagatgtggaaaagtttgacattaacttgccaaaggtaggtggtttaccccagCACTCcacttcctccacccatcaaaactgattgccatcgtttaagtgaaaaattctttacttTGGctttgaacaacaatcaaatgaatcataCTGAATGGATGTCAATAATAATGTGGGTTTTTCCTTAGCTGGGTGTCTTGACTAGACCTATTTCAGTCAGGCAGCACTATGCACATGATCACACTTATAATCTGGCCACAGTGTTGAAGATGAAGTAAAAAAGCAATGTAAGGAAAGAAGTCGTGGGGAAgcaaataaagtatttaaagAAATGCTGAATAAAACAGGATATATGACTAGGCCATGAGTACAAACTGCATAAAACGTAAGACCGAAACAAGCTGCAATTAAGACAGACTTTATTTTTATTGGATTAACTATAATTGACGTAATGGTATGC is a genomic window containing:
- the LOC135473777 gene encoding phosphopantothenoylcysteine decarboxylase-like, producing the protein MGDPVLHIELRKWADIFVISPLDANTLAKLANGICDNLLTCIVRAWDRRKPLLFAPAMNTNMFEHPLTSQQISILQGFDYTYIPTICKTLACGDTGAGGMAEVTTIVQKIIDVLEELPQASQT